TGGCTGCCCACCGTGCCGAAGGCGGACCGGATCACCCTGCGGATGCTGGCCACCAACACCACCGGACTCCACGACTACGTCACCGACCCGGCCTTCGACGCCGAGCTGACGGCGCACCCGTTCCGCCAGTGGACCCCGGCCCAGCTCCTCGCGTACCCCTACAGCCACTCCTTCTGGTACGAGCCGGGCAAGAGCTGGAGCTACTCCCACGCCAACTACCTCCTCCTCGTCGCCGCGCTCGAGAAGATCACCGGCACCCGCATCGACGAGCTCGTGAGGGAACGCGTCACCGGCCCCCTCGGCATGCGCGACACCCGGAACAACTTCACCCCCGACATCCCGCGCCCCGTCCTGCACGCCTTCACCTCGGACCGCGGCTTCTACGAGGAATCCACCTTCTGGAACCCCTCGTGGACCACCGCTCCCGGCGCGGTCATCACCACCCACATCTGCGACCTGGCCACGTCGGCGCGGGCCATCGGCAGCGGCGAACTCCTCTCGTACCGCTCGTACCGCACACTGCTCGACCCGGGCACGGTCGGCCTCGGCGGCGCGTCCGCCACCTGCCCCGCCTCGATCTGCCTCAAGCAGACCGAGGCGAAGCACTTCGGCCTCGGTGTCATCGTCGTCAACGGGTGGGTGCTGCAGAACCCGTCGTTCTCCGGGTACGCGGCGATCCAGGCGTACCTTCCGTCGAAGGGGCTCGCCCTCGCGGTCTCCGCGACGAAGAACCCCGGCACCCCCGACGGCAACATGGCCGAGGTGGTCGCCCAGCGCATCGCGGCCGCGCTGGCCCCGAACGACCCGCTGGCGATCACCTGATCCATCGTCAGGAGCGTGACGAGGCACGCCCGGTCCCGGGCGAACCGGGACCGTACCGTGCCCCTGGGACTCCCCGCGACGCGGCCACGCCGGCCTCGGGGGGATGCGGGCCCGGCAGCCGGTGCCGTCCGCACCTTGCCGGGATCCGGCATGACGTACGCCAGTGGATCCCGGCTAGCGTGCCCGCGGCGCATGGGGTGCCGGTGAAAGGGGGGCGTG
This is a stretch of genomic DNA from Streptomyces sp. R44. It encodes these proteins:
- a CDS encoding serine hydrolase domain-containing protein, yielding MTPTTPSRNRARAALLCAALLALTVQTAAAAPAVTSDPGGPGHGGRDCVRTERPLDGKARRILDITRKAKADLKLKSVELRVTIDGREVVTDALGESMTGVPAEPDMHFRAGSVAFAHIGTALLQLVEEGRVDLDDTVEQWLPTVPKADRITLRMLATNTTGLHDYVTDPAFDAELTAHPFRQWTPAQLLAYPYSHSFWYEPGKSWSYSHANYLLLVAALEKITGTRIDELVRERVTGPLGMRDTRNNFTPDIPRPVLHAFTSDRGFYEESTFWNPSWTTAPGAVITTHICDLATSARAIGSGELLSYRSYRTLLDPGTVGLGGASATCPASICLKQTEAKHFGLGVIVVNGWVLQNPSFSGYAAIQAYLPSKGLALAVSATKNPGTPDGNMAEVVAQRIAAALAPNDPLAIT